In Rickettsiales bacterium, the genomic window TATCAATCTAAAAGATCTGTATAAAAAGATCCAAATTCTCTCCTCTAGTTTTACGCTATATAACAATATGTATTGGCGTGTCATGGATAATCTTGCTACCCACTCATGAAATTTGCTCTTATCCTTAATATATATACGTTTTTTATTAGTGCTCCTACGTTATTCATGGTTATGTGCTAAATTATAATCTTAGGAGCTATTTGGTTCATTCCAGCATCTATACTTATTTCTTATAAGACTATATACAGTATTTTGATAGGGAAGATTGTAAAATATATCAATATTATAACCTTACTTCTGTTTATATTCTTTGAAAAAAATTCACTTCTTAAGACTGTTATTATCAAATATAATAAAAAGCAAATGTCTTTATAGATAGTATTTATTTTGATATTATAGAAATGTCTATAAGTATAATCTATCTGAATTAATAATGAATAAAATATATCTTGCAAGTAATTCAGCTGAAAAATCAGAAGTCTATCAACTCCCACTTCAGGGATGCAAAGTAGAAGCCGGTTTCCCCTCCTTTGTAGATGATTATATTGAAGATAATCTTGATCTAAACAAATACTTAATTAAACATCCAACTGCCACCTTTTTTGTTAGAGTCAGTGGAGACTCAATGCTTGGCGTTGGAATACATAATAACGACCTTCTAATTGTTGATCGTAGCCTTACTCCTAGTAATGACAAAATTGTTATTGCAGCAATTGAAGGAGCTTTAACAGTTAAACGGCTAGTAATAAAGAACAACAAGGCTTTTCTTTATGCTGAGAATGATAAATTTCCTCCCATTACAATCAATTCGGAAACAGGCGCTCATATTTGGGGTGTGGTTACAAATGTTATTCACCCATTATGAACAATAAATCTATCTTTGCTTTAGTTGATTGTAATAACTTCTTTGTTTCATGTGAGAGGGTATTTGCTCCCAATCTAGAAAACAAACCTGTTGTTGTTTTATCAAATAACGATGGCTGTGCAATAGCGCGTTCTGATGAGGCAAAAGCACTGAATATTGCTATGGGAGAACCTTTCTATAAATTCGAACATTTATACCAACAAAGAAAACTCAAGGTACTATCTTCTAATTATAAACTATATAGCAATATGTCTTGTCGCATTATGGAAAGCTTGAAGCTATTATGTCCGTTTGTAGAAGTGTATTCAGTAGATGAAGCTTTCCTTGGTCTCCAAACGCTCAATATAGATGACTATATGGCATTCGGACATAATATAAAACAAAAATTAAATCAATGGGTTGGTGTTCCAGTATCGGTTGGCATTGCTTCTACAAAAACATTAGCAAAGATAGCAAATCACCTAGCTAAAAAATCTAAAGGAGTCCTTAACCTTCTTAACAACCCCAAATTAGACAGCATCTTAGAAAATTTCCAAGTTGAAGACATCTGGGGTATAGGTAGTAAGCTAGCTCCAAGATTAAGACTATTAGGAATTGGCAATGCTAGGGAATTACGAGATAGTGATCCATTATTTATGCGTAAGAAATTCTCTGTTGTTGTAGAGAGAATAATTCATGAGCTTAATGAAATTTCATATCTTGAATTAACCACTCTGCACGAGGATAAGAAATCCATTACCTCATCTCGCTCTTTTGGAAGACCTATTACTGCAATAGAAGAATTAGAAGAAGCCTTAAGCAACTATATCAGTACTGCATGTATAAAGCTTAGGAAACAAGATTCACGCACAAATGAGATTTGTGTTTTCTTAAGTACTAATACTTTTGGAAATAAACAACCTCAATATAGAAATAGTTTATTATATCCCCTACCCCGACCTTCCAACAATACAGCAGAAATTATCCATTATGCAAAAAGGGCTCTGCACCAAATGTTCAAACCAGGATATCAGTATCATAAGTTAGGAATAATTCTAACTAATTTCCAGCCAACTAAGGCAGAACAAATAGAATTATTTAACAAAACAGATTACTCACACTCAGATAAACTAATGAAAGTGTTAGATTCAATAAATAATAATATGGGTAATAATACTGTTTTCCAAGCAAGTCAAGGATCAAAGAGAACTTGGCAAATGATAAGTGAGAAAAAATCACCAGAATTTACTACAAATTGGAATGAGCTGCCTATCGTTAAATGATATTTCCACTAGATTAATACCTATGGTTATATTAAACAATTGCACCAATATTCTAAATACGGATAGGAAGTACTTTCTCGAGAGTACAAAACACTTAAAATACATATACAAATAAGAAATAAAGAGTCATTTGAAGGAGCTAAAAATCAATTTCATCTAGCTTTAATGGGCACCTCCACCATCTAGAGAGTTATTATATTCATTACAGCTCTTCCTATCTAGTAAAGCTATATCTAGAACTAAGTTTCTCAAGGTCATTTCTACTAAACCCTACTTCATAATATTCATCTAACATACTTTGATTCTTATATAAAATATAGGATTCTTTTGAGTATCTAAGACCTAACACTCTTCCAAAACTTTGTAAAATATTCATAAATGAGAAACTAGGATAAGATTCAATAGTACTATCCTTGAAACGATAATTATTAATAGCAATAGAAGCTTTAGAAATAATCCAGTGATCAACATGTTTGAGTTCAGCTCCAGAATAATTCCATATCTCTTTGTCAGAAAATTGTCCAATGAATAAATCAGCTTCTTCTATATTTCTACTTTTATAGAAAGTGATATTTAGAATGTCTGAAATATACTTCATAACTTTTATAGCTAAGTTTTGTTGTAGAAACGAGAGAGGAATACTTTCTTTAACAAAACCATATTTATTACAAATATCTTTTTTAGCACCGGCAAAACTATAACATAACCTTATTTTTCCGTGTGTATTTGGCAACCAATACCCGCAGCACCAATCCCAGATACAATTATTAGAGAGTTCACCATATGTCTTTCCCCCTTCTTTTGCAAGATATTTAAATACTTCTGTCTGCAAATTGCTCTCAGCTATATCTAATGGAGTTTGGTGAGATCTGTTAAATAGATTGATTTTTGCCCCTTGATGAAGCAACTCTTTTATAACATCTATAAAACCTCTTCGTGCAGCATAGTGAAGTAACGTATTATATTCTTGATCAAGAATTTCAACAAATTTTACTTTCTTTATTCTTCTTAAAACGTTAGGTTGACTATCAAAGCAAATGAGGAAAGTTAAATCCTTTTTTGCACCTTGCTCAATTAAATAATTGACCGCTTTTGTATTTCCACTCCTGGCGGCCAGAGAAAGTGCAGTTTCTCCATAATAGTTCTTTTCATTTATATTATTTCCAATTGCTATCAACTTTTCTAGAATAACAGAACTATAACCACTTACTACTGCCACATGCAATGGGGTATTACCCCTAATATCCTTAGGAACTGGGTTAGCGTTATAAAAAAGTAGAAAATCAATTACTTGTAACTTTTCTTCTTCTAATTCTTCATAATCTTCTTCAGAATACTCATTAGCCCTTGATAATTGCTGATTTAATATCGCATGCATTACTGACCGTTGCAAAACATCTTTCGCATGAATATCTGCCCCATAAAATAATAACCGCTTTGACTTTTCTAGCGGAGAGGAATAAGACACAGCAAGGTGCAAGATTGGTGTTTTGGTGTGGTCTGAGCTTGTCTCATTAGGATCTGCTCCTGAGCTAAGTAGTAATTTAAATGGTTCGATATCTTCAGAAACAATAACATCACATAATGGATTTGCTCTCTCTGTTTTTATTATAACTTTCGGATCTGCACCTTGTTTTAATAACCATTCCCTCATGAAGCGATTATGGGTAGAGGTTAGGGCTGTTTTTTTAGGTCCTACAGAGCCTTGATAAGGAATGTTTATATTAACACCAAAGTTTAACATTTTTTCAATTAGTGTTGTATTTCTAAAAAATACAGCTTTACAAAGTATATATGCTTCATTATCAACTCTCTTATCACTATTTTGATAAATGCTTGTTACTTCATCATAGTTATCAAGAGCAAAACTGGAGGCTAGATTCTTTTTTGCTCCATTTTCTATAAGTAGCTTTGTAATGCCTATATTATTACTTGTTGCTGCCAGAAAAAGAGCAGTTTCTTCTAACTCATCAATATAATTAAGATCAATACCAGCTACTATTAGGGCCCTACAGCATTCAATCATATAAATTGCATGATCAAACCTATTTTGACAAATAAGTAAAAATGCATCTTGCGAGAATTTTGAATTTAGATTGAGCCCATGTTCTATAAGTAATTTTACAATAGCAACAGAGCTATTGCTTGTAGTAACTGCTGCCTGTATCGGATAATAAAAGATCTCTATATCTTTAATAAATTCACACGCTGGTATATTAGGATCAGCTCCAGCATTTAAAAGAATTTCTACTATATCTATATATTCTTCAATAATGGATTTATACAAACAAGGACAAATATTATAATCATAGTCTGGATGTTTCGAATTAACGTTGGCCCCATTAGCAATTAACTCCTTAGTTTTAAGTAGGTCACCATCGCAAATAGCCTCAAATAATTCTTCATTGAGTTTGTTTTGATTGAGTATTAATTTCATTATTTTTTCAATAAAATAATCTTACCTGGATACTAATTTTAAGGTTCTAGAATTAATTTTTAGTTAATTTTGTTTACTATAAAAAGATGCTTAACGATTATTTAAGAATTTATAGCTAATATAGATCACAATTATATTTCACTTTCATAATTTGAGTTCAGCGCTATGGCTAATAATGACCACCTAACAGTACTAAATAACAATATCATAAATACTGTTGGAAGACTGTCTGATAGTAAAGAATCAATATCTGCCAAGCCTAGACTATCTAAGGAAGAGGTCAAGAATAAATTAGATTTAATCCTACATAGAATTGCTGTGTATAAAATTAGAGGTGAAATTCCTCCGGCATCCTTAATAGCTGATGCATTTGCCCTAGCTGAACTATACCCATTTGGTGATATATTAGAGAAACTTAAAGAAATTACAACCATTGCATATGAAGCAGCGAAAGCTGCTGCAGAAAATGGAACTTTACCAAAAGATTCATGGCTGTTATCTGAAGAACGTAAACTCTTTGATGAATTATTTGCAAGAAACCCAAGTTTAGCATTAGAGCAATATCTAAAGTCTCCTGATATTATTGAAGATATCGAAACATCACAAGATATAAGGGATGGAAAGTTTGTTTCTGAGGACCGGAGACAAAAAGCTAGAATTAAAGCTATATCAGAAGAGGAAATTTACAAAAGAGCAGTTTTAGCTCCGTTTGTAGCTCTGAAGGCAGAAATAGTAAAACAACAGGGTAATATTGTTGAAAATGAAAAATACAATCAAAAGCTTGCTTATTTTGCTCATAAAGAATTAACCAACCAAGCATTTCTTGAGCGAAAAAATATTCGTCAAAAAGAAAGACGATCAACAGATAATCATATTGTTCTCAAAGAAGATGGGCATATTATTGATAGAGCAACAGATCACGCAATTAAAAGAATAGAACAAACAATAGAAGGTGGATTAGCCGCTGTGGGAGCAGCCATGACTAAAACCCCAGAA contains:
- a CDS encoding Y-family DNA polymerase, translated to MNNKSIFALVDCNNFFVSCERVFAPNLENKPVVVLSNNDGCAIARSDEAKALNIAMGEPFYKFEHLYQQRKLKVLSSNYKLYSNMSCRIMESLKLLCPFVEVYSVDEAFLGLQTLNIDDYMAFGHNIKQKLNQWVGVPVSVGIASTKTLAKIANHLAKKSKGVLNLLNNPKLDSILENFQVEDIWGIGSKLAPRLRLLGIGNARELRDSDPLFMRKKFSVVVERIIHELNEISYLELTTLHEDKKSITSSRSFGRPITAIEELEEALSNYISTACIKLRKQDSRTNEICVFLSTNTFGNKQPQYRNSLLYPLPRPSNNTAEIIHYAKRALHQMFKPGYQYHKLGIILTNFQPTKAEQIELFNKTDYSHSDKLMKVLDSINNNMGNNTVFQASQGSKRTWQMISEKKSPEFTTNWNELPIVK
- a CDS encoding ankyrin repeat domain-containing protein, which gives rise to MKLILNQNKLNEELFEAICDGDLLKTKELIANGANVNSKHPDYDYNICPCLYKSIIEEYIDIVEILLNAGADPNIPACEFIKDIEIFYYPIQAAVTTSNSSVAIVKLLIEHGLNLNSKFSQDAFLLICQNRFDHAIYMIECCRALIVAGIDLNYIDELEETALFLAATSNNIGITKLLIENGAKKNLASSFALDNYDEVTSIYQNSDKRVDNEAYILCKAVFFRNTTLIEKMLNFGVNINIPYQGSVGPKKTALTSTHNRFMREWLLKQGADPKVIIKTERANPLCDVIVSEDIEPFKLLLSSGADPNETSSDHTKTPILHLAVSYSSPLEKSKRLLFYGADIHAKDVLQRSVMHAILNQQLSRANEYSEEDYEELEEEKLQVIDFLLFYNANPVPKDIRGNTPLHVAVVSGYSSVILEKLIAIGNNINEKNYYGETALSLAARSGNTKAVNYLIEQGAKKDLTFLICFDSQPNVLRRIKKVKFVEILDQEYNTLLHYAARRGFIDVIKELLHQGAKINLFNRSHQTPLDIAESNLQTEVFKYLAKEGGKTYGELSNNCIWDWCCGYWLPNTHGKIRLCYSFAGAKKDICNKYGFVKESIPLSFLQQNLAIKVMKYISDILNITFYKSRNIEEADLFIGQFSDKEIWNYSGAELKHVDHWIISKASIAINNYRFKDSTIESYPSFSFMNILQSFGRVLGLRYSKESYILYKNQSMLDEYYEVGFSRNDLEKLSSRYSFTR
- the umuD gene encoding translesion error-prone DNA polymerase V autoproteolytic subunit; this encodes MNKIYLASNSAEKSEVYQLPLQGCKVEAGFPSFVDDYIEDNLDLNKYLIKHPTATFFVRVSGDSMLGVGIHNNDLLIVDRSLTPSNDKIVIAAIEGALTVKRLVIKNNKAFLYAENDKFPPITINSETGAHIWGVVTNVIHPL